In a single window of the Tellurirhabdus bombi genome:
- a CDS encoding TatD family hydrolase: MDFLDTIRGMKFFDMHAHMVSRTTDDYQAMADAGVVAVVEPAFWLGQPRTGVDTFRDYYSSLIGWERFRASQFGIRHYCTIGLNSKESNNEALAEQVMEILPLFLYKEGVVGVGEIGFDDQTPAEEKYYRAQLELAKEAALPVQIHTPHRDKKRGTTRSMDIAIEHGIDPSMVIIDHNNEETVKEVLDRGFWAAFTIYPFTKMGNERMVAVVQQYGTERIMVNSACDWGISDPLAVPKTAALMKLSGISDEDIRMVTYQNAFTAFAQSGQMSPDDLEAPVIIDQSQRFNGSSILRGGQAPRVDKSSTIIR, translated from the coding sequence ATGGATTTTCTGGATACAATACGCGGAATGAAGTTTTTCGATATGCACGCGCACATGGTTTCCCGTACGACTGACGATTACCAGGCGATGGCCGATGCTGGCGTTGTGGCGGTTGTTGAGCCCGCTTTCTGGCTGGGGCAGCCCCGCACGGGTGTTGATACTTTCCGGGATTACTACAGCAGCTTGATTGGCTGGGAACGTTTTCGGGCCTCTCAGTTTGGCATTCGGCATTATTGCACCATTGGGCTTAACTCAAAAGAATCCAACAACGAGGCTTTGGCCGAGCAGGTCATGGAAATTTTGCCCCTGTTTTTGTACAAAGAAGGCGTTGTTGGTGTCGGTGAAATTGGCTTCGATGACCAGACTCCCGCCGAAGAAAAATACTACCGTGCCCAGCTTGAACTAGCCAAAGAAGCAGCTTTACCCGTTCAGATCCATACGCCGCACCGCGACAAAAAACGGGGCACAACCCGCAGCATGGATATTGCGATTGAGCACGGCATTGACCCTAGTATGGTTATTATTGACCACAATAATGAGGAAACGGTCAAAGAGGTTTTGGACCGGGGCTTCTGGGCCGCTTTCACTATTTACCCATTTACCAAGATGGGCAACGAGCGCATGGTCGCCGTGGTGCAGCAATACGGAACTGAACGCATCATGGTGAATTCGGCCTGCGACTGGGGAATCAGCGACCCGCTGGCGGTTCCTAAAACGGCAGCGTTGATGAAACTTAGCGGTATCTCGGACGAAGATATTCGAATGGTTACCTACCAAAATGCGTTTACTGCTTTTGCGCAAAGCGGACAGATGAGCCCTGATGATCTGGAAGCGCCCGTTATTATTGACCAGAGCCAACGTTTCAATGGTAGTTCTATTCTCCGGGGTGGTCAGGCGCCTCGCGTGGATAAATCTTCGACAATTATTCGCTAA
- a CDS encoding 3-dehydroquinate synthase: MNTLHQSFSVRFTYDVYFTESLFDDSNNTLVSFLQSQQTEGIRKKILVVLDSGVADTHPNLSRQIANYFTHHPVAELVSEIITVPGGEQSKNDESQVDRLVDAVDRHGIDRHSYIVAIGGGSVLDMVGYAAAISHRGIRHIRIPTTVLSQNDSGIGVKNSINYRGKKNFLGTFVPPVAVFNDSSFLTTLEDRDWRAGISEAIKVALIKDKAFFDWMETAATQLAARDKEAMQYLIHRCAELHMQHIAGGDPFEMGSSRPLDFGHWSAHKLEQLSDFSIRHGEAVAIGIAMDSLYSRHLGWLSESDTQRILNLMETLGFSLYHPDLENEAVLKGLSEFREHLGGRLTIMLLEGIGKGVEVHEMDTDLIQQVIAELKASHQSYQSALSTESQPA; this comes from the coding sequence ATAAATACTCTTCATCAGTCGTTCAGCGTTCGTTTTACGTACGATGTGTACTTTACTGAAAGTCTGTTCGATGATTCAAATAATACGTTAGTTTCTTTCCTGCAAAGCCAGCAAACTGAAGGAATACGAAAAAAAATTCTGGTGGTTTTAGATTCAGGAGTAGCAGACACTCATCCCAACTTATCCCGACAGATTGCCAACTATTTCACTCATCACCCAGTAGCTGAATTAGTTTCAGAAATCATTACGGTTCCGGGTGGGGAGCAATCGAAAAATGATGAAAGCCAGGTAGACCGCCTGGTGGACGCTGTTGACCGCCACGGCATTGACCGGCATTCGTACATCGTTGCCATTGGCGGCGGCTCCGTGCTCGACATGGTGGGTTATGCAGCGGCCATTTCGCACCGGGGCATTCGCCATATCCGGATTCCAACCACGGTTCTTTCCCAAAATGATTCGGGTATTGGCGTAAAGAATAGCATTAATTACCGGGGAAAGAAAAATTTCCTGGGCACCTTTGTCCCACCAGTAGCGGTATTTAACGATTCTTCCTTTTTGACTACGCTTGAGGACCGCGACTGGCGGGCAGGTATTTCGGAAGCCATCAAAGTTGCTCTGATTAAAGACAAAGCCTTTTTTGACTGGATGGAAACCGCCGCAACGCAGCTAGCTGCGCGCGACAAAGAGGCGATGCAGTACCTGATTCACCGCTGCGCCGAACTGCACATGCAACACATTGCGGGCGGCGACCCCTTCGAAATGGGCTCCTCAAGACCGCTGGATTTTGGTCACTGGAGCGCCCATAAACTAGAACAGTTAAGTGATTTTTCGATCCGTCACGGTGAGGCTGTCGCCATTGGCATTGCGATGGATAGCCTTTACTCACGTCACCTGGGCTGGCTAAGCGAGTCAGATACGCAACGCATCCTAAATCTAATGGAAACGCTGGGCTTCTCACTGTATCATCCAGATCTGGAAAATGAAGCGGTTCTGAAAGGACTCAGCGAGTTTCGCGAACACCTGGGCGGCCGCTTAACCATTATGTTACTGGAAGGCATCGGGAAAGGCGTTGAAGTACACGAAATGGATACGGACCTGATCCAACAAGTCATTGCCGAGCTGAAAGCCAGCCACCAGTCCTACCAATCTGCCCTATCCACCGAATCGCAACCCGCATGA
- a CDS encoding EboA domain-containing protein, with the protein MNANTIQEALLDIIHQQPGSEKAVNYLTQQGAAYQAQPVKAVFYRVFAAIPRFTGKNQIEVTPEVTEKLDTLRPNFSIEGWTMDRLARVWWLLQLFEDDQETLVSTVETLIKSAEMNELAAIYSAFPVLPFPEAWRFQTTEAVRSNIGLVQEAIMIQNPYPAEYLDELAWNQLVMKAFFTEKDVTQILGLQERRNERLAAIVIDYARERRAAGRDIHSQLWTLAEPFISPDQRPEMEALFGVNLA; encoded by the coding sequence ATGAACGCTAACACCATTCAGGAAGCCCTGCTGGATATTATCCACCAACAACCGGGCTCCGAAAAAGCCGTTAATTACCTCACGCAACAGGGAGCTGCCTATCAGGCTCAACCGGTTAAGGCTGTCTTTTACCGAGTTTTTGCGGCTATTCCGCGTTTTACGGGGAAAAATCAGATTGAGGTTACTCCAGAAGTCACAGAAAAGCTAGATACGCTCCGGCCCAATTTTTCGATAGAAGGCTGGACGATGGATCGGCTGGCGCGCGTTTGGTGGCTGCTGCAACTTTTCGAAGACGATCAGGAAACACTTGTATCAACGGTTGAGACATTAATTAAATCGGCAGAAATGAATGAGTTGGCCGCTATCTATTCGGCCTTTCCCGTTTTGCCTTTCCCTGAAGCGTGGCGCTTTCAGACAACGGAAGCCGTCCGAAGCAACATCGGACTGGTACAGGAAGCCATTATGATTCAAAATCCTTACCCCGCCGAATACCTGGACGAACTGGCCTGGAATCAGTTGGTGATGAAAGCCTTTTTCACGGAGAAAGATGTAACGCAGATTTTGGGTTTGCAGGAGCGACGCAATGAACGTCTCGCCGCTATTGTGATTGACTACGCGCGCGAACGCCGCGCGGCCGGACGGGACATTCACTCCCAATTATGGACGCTGGCCGAACCGTTTATTAGTCCTGACCAGCGCCCAGAAATGGAAGCGTTATTTGGTGTTAACCTGGCTTAG
- a CDS encoding DUF4136 domain-containing protein: MKSYLIFKCLGLVLISSMLMNCQQNPVGDLSPEDSQVFITNQDRSAVFSTYRTFSLPDSVVVYQNNAQQTSRSLIESRFIDRISTSLTSRGYQRVDSTSNPDLGIAVIRANDSYIGATSIPYDPYYLNYWGGFGGGLGGFGYGYSPFFPNYYSFYEVQDRYWIIQMVDLKNRNNTNKQLNVIWTAQIRGNGIFDDASVDRIVDAVFSQSDYLQTNQ; this comes from the coding sequence ATGAAGTCGTATTTAATTTTTAAATGTCTGGGGCTGGTTTTGATTAGCAGTATGCTAATGAATTGCCAGCAGAATCCAGTGGGAGACCTGTCGCCGGAAGACAGCCAGGTCTTCATTACGAATCAGGATCGATCGGCGGTTTTTAGTACGTATAGAACGTTTAGTTTACCTGATTCAGTGGTTGTTTATCAGAACAATGCACAGCAAACATCGCGGTCGCTGATAGAATCCCGTTTCATTGACCGGATTTCAACTTCACTGACTAGCCGGGGGTATCAGCGCGTTGATTCAACGAGCAACCCGGATTTAGGAATCGCTGTGATTCGCGCTAACGACAGTTATATCGGTGCAACGTCGATCCCATATGATCCATACTATTTGAATTATTGGGGTGGCTTTGGCGGCGGTTTAGGTGGGTTTGGCTATGGCTATTCGCCTTTCTTTCCAAACTACTACAGCTTTTACGAAGTTCAGGACCGCTATTGGATTATTCAGATGGTTGATTTGAAAAACCGCAATAATACCAACAAACAGCTGAATGTGATCTGGACAGCGCAGATTCGCGGAAACGGAATTTTTGATGATGCCTCGGTAGACCGCATTGTTGATGCTGTCTTTAGCCAATCCGATTACTTACAGACCAATCAGTAA
- the eboE gene encoding metabolite traffic protein EboE → MKTPLGHLSYCTNIHAGEHWTDHFLALQNALPTIKNQLSPDAPLGIGLRLANIASLELTQPERLAEFQRWLSDNNLYVFTMNGFPYGGFHRSRVKDQVHAPDWTTPERVDYTIRLFGLLANLLPRTDGKAAIPSAGISTSPLSYRYWFRWDNETQRDKAFEITTQRLVTVVEELVRIKESDGISLHLDIEPEPDGLLETGDEFINWFNLYLLPIGLDRLNEEFGMSAAEAEAALREHVQLCYDVCHFAVGYERHAEVLKKLQENSIKVGKIQISAALKATFPEEPNSRAMTHDQFLHFNEPVYLHQVVARDDRGELLRYPDLPEALQAFDKRHVEWRAHFHVPLFISDYGLLQSTQNDIVEVLRLQKETSFTEQLEVETYTWEVLPDDLKMPLNESITRELEWVLQKIKEV, encoded by the coding sequence ATGAAAACGCCACTTGGCCACTTAAGTTATTGCACCAATATTCACGCTGGTGAGCACTGGACCGACCATTTTCTGGCGCTGCAAAACGCTTTGCCAACGATTAAGAACCAGCTTTCGCCGGATGCGCCTTTGGGCATTGGCCTACGACTGGCCAACATAGCCAGCCTCGAGTTAACCCAACCCGAACGCCTGGCCGAGTTCCAACGGTGGTTGTCCGACAATAATTTATACGTCTTTACTATGAACGGCTTTCCTTACGGAGGTTTCCACCGTTCGCGCGTTAAAGACCAGGTTCATGCGCCCGACTGGACCACGCCCGAACGGGTTGATTATACCATTCGCCTGTTCGGTTTATTGGCCAATTTACTGCCTCGAACCGATGGCAAGGCAGCTATTCCCAGCGCCGGAATTTCGACCTCGCCCCTATCATATCGCTACTGGTTTCGCTGGGATAATGAAACCCAACGGGATAAAGCCTTCGAGATCACGACGCAACGGCTCGTAACGGTTGTCGAAGAATTGGTACGAATCAAAGAAAGCGACGGCATTTCGTTACACCTCGACATTGAACCGGAACCAGACGGGCTGCTGGAAACCGGTGATGAGTTTATCAATTGGTTTAATTTGTACCTCTTGCCAATTGGTCTGGATCGGCTTAACGAAGAATTCGGCATGTCGGCGGCGGAAGCCGAAGCGGCTCTTCGGGAACACGTTCAGCTTTGCTACGATGTTTGCCATTTTGCGGTTGGCTACGAGCGCCACGCGGAGGTACTGAAGAAGTTACAGGAGAACTCTATAAAAGTGGGAAAAATCCAGATCAGTGCGGCGTTGAAAGCAACTTTCCCTGAAGAACCTAATAGCCGGGCGATGACCCACGACCAATTCCTGCACTTCAACGAGCCTGTTTACCTGCACCAGGTGGTGGCCCGTGATGACCGTGGCGAGTTGCTTCGCTATCCTGATCTACCCGAAGCTCTACAAGCTTTTGATAAAAGACACGTTGAATGGCGCGCGCATTTTCACGTTCCCCTGTTCATCTCTGATTATGGTCTGCTACAGTCTACGCAAAATGATATTGTGGAGGTCTTACGTTTGCAAAAGGAAACGTCCTTTACGGAACAACTGGAAGTAGAAACCTACACGTGGGAAGTTTTGCCCGACGACTTAAAAATGCCTTTAAACGAGTCCATCACGCGGGAACTCGAATGGGTATTGCAGAAGATTAAAGAAGTATAA
- the eboC gene encoding UbiA-like protein EboC (EboC, a homolog the polyprenyltransferase UbiA, belongs to system of proteins involved in the trafficking of precursor metabolites to an extracytoplasmic compartment so that the biosynthesis of certain natural products, such as scytonemin, can be completed.), whose protein sequence is MLLPLLRLTRPANLITAVADVLAGMAIAGYLTLETATFEPLGWLCLSTIGLYGGGVVFNDVFDAELDAVERPERSIPSGQVSVWQASILGGVLFLIGILAAWMVSPLSGQLAIAITLASLIYDRFGKHHPVAGPLNMGLCRGLNLLLGISILPEQVEPWAWVAVVPIIYISAITMISRGEVHGGNPRTLRLAGLLYGVVIACIAAIAQQRQQLGTAFPFLLILGYFIFPPLWRAVREPVGRNIGMAVKSGVISLIVMNAAWVAAFASFPLALLVVCLLPLSRLLAKVFAVT, encoded by the coding sequence ATGCTTCTTCCTCTTTTGCGCCTCACTCGTCCGGCCAACCTCATTACTGCGGTGGCAGACGTGCTGGCTGGTATGGCCATTGCAGGCTATTTGACCCTCGAAACGGCCACGTTTGAACCCCTGGGCTGGCTGTGTTTATCCACTATCGGCCTATACGGCGGCGGCGTTGTGTTCAATGATGTTTTTGACGCAGAACTCGATGCCGTCGAGCGCCCGGAACGTTCCATTCCGAGCGGTCAGGTTAGTGTCTGGCAGGCTTCTATATTGGGGGGTGTTTTGTTCCTAATTGGTATTCTGGCGGCCTGGATGGTTAGCCCTTTATCAGGCCAGTTAGCCATTGCCATCACCCTTGCGTCGCTGATCTACGACCGGTTTGGCAAGCACCATCCTGTGGCGGGGCCGCTCAACATGGGTCTTTGCCGTGGCTTAAATTTGCTACTGGGAATTAGCATTCTGCCCGAGCAGGTAGAACCGTGGGCGTGGGTAGCCGTGGTGCCCATCATTTATATTTCGGCCATCACGATGATCAGCCGGGGCGAGGTGCACGGCGGAAATCCCAGAACCTTGCGGCTAGCCGGGTTATTGTATGGCGTTGTCATTGCTTGCATTGCGGCCATTGCCCAGCAACGCCAGCAACTCGGAACTGCCTTTCCTTTTCTGCTCATTCTAGGTTATTTTATTTTCCCTCCGCTTTGGCGCGCGGTTCGTGAGCCAGTTGGACGCAACATCGGTATGGCGGTAAAATCGGGCGTTATTTCGCTGATCGTTATGAATGCGGCCTGGGTGGCGGCTTTTGCTTCGTTTCCCCTCGCCCTGCTGGTTGTTTGTCTGCTCCCCTTATCCCGGCTGTTAGCGAAGGTATTTGCGGTGACATAA